The nucleotide sequence GCCGCGCGCCACCTTCGGCGAATTGATGGTGGCGGCCAAGGATGCGATTTGGGGCCTGGGTCTCATCATCGTGGTGATGGGCGGCATTTACGGCGGCATTTTCACCGCGACGGAAGCGGCGGCGGTGGCGGCGGTTTACGCCTTTTTCGTCGCCATGGTCATCCACAAGGACATGACCTGGAAAGACGTGCCGCACGTCTTCGGCGAAGCCGGCAAGGTGACGGTGATGCTGCTGTTCATCATCTCCAACGCCATGCTGTTCGCCCACGTCCTGACCACCGAGCGCATCCCGCAGACCATGGCCGAAACCATCGTCGGCTGGGGTCTGGCGCCCTGGCAGTTCTTGATCGTGGTCAACATCATCCTGCTGATCGCCGGCAATTTCATGGAGCCGTCGTCGATCCTGCTGATTCTGGCGCCGATCTTTTTCCCGATCGCCACCCAACTCGGCATCGACCCGATTCACTTGGGCATCATCATGACGGTAAACATGGAAATCGGCATGATCACGCCGCCGGTCGGCTTGAACCTGTTTGTAACCTCCGGCGTCACCGGAATGCCGTTGTGGGATGTGGTGAAAGCCGCGACTCCCTGGCTGATGATCATGCTGAGCTTCTTGATCATCATCACCTACATCCCGCAAGTCAGTCTGTTCTTGCCGCAACTGCTGTTCTAATCGTTGAGTTGCGCTAAAACAACAGGGGCGGCTAAAAGCCGCCCCTGTTGTTTTGATACCTGACCGTATCGAATCAGCTCCAATACCGCACCGGCCCGCTGTCGATGTGGATGAAGTTGGAGCGCGGATAGTAGCCGACCCCGCCCGCACCCAGCGAGCGAGCCGCGCGGTAGAGATCGGAGATCCGTCCGCCCGGCGTGCGCACGTCGAGCGCCATGGCCTGAATGTGGTAGCTGTTGCGCGCCACCCGGCTGCTGCCTTCAGCCAACATCCGATTGGTGGACGGGGAGCGATAGCCGCTGATGACATGAATCGGACTGCCCGAACCGATTTGCAATTGCAACGCGTATAATTGATCCAAGACCCCCGCGTCGAATTGCCGGACCTGATCGTTATGATGGTCGCGCAAGGCCCAACTGATTTGACCGATGGAGTCCCGAATATAGCCGTCGCGCGGCGTCCAATACACTTGGCGAATGTTTTCGCCGGTATTGGGATTATAAAAAATTAGATAGCGCTCGCTCAGGATAGCCGCTTGCAGTAAATCCGGCGCGATGGCCAAGGCGCCGATGCCACCGGCCGCCCATTTCAGAAAGCTGCGCCGGTTCAGATCCGGCTGTTCTTGGTCTTGTTTGCTGCTCGGTTGAAGCGCAACATCGGCTCGCATTTCCTACCGCCCTCTCAGCA is from Candidatus Competibacteraceae bacterium and encodes:
- a CDS encoding TRAP transporter large permease subunit; protein product: MTTAFLFIVLFALLIIGVPIAFSLGLASILTILFFTNDSLASMSLKLFDTMEHYTLLAIPFFILASAFLTTGGVARRLIRFAIAAVGHLHGGLAIASVLACMLFAAVSGSSPATVAAIGSIVIGAMVKSGYPQKYAAGIICNAGTLGILIPPSIVMVVYGAATETSVGQLFMAGVIPGILLGLMLMTAIYITARKFKIPTQPRATFGELMVAAKDAIWGLGLIIVVMGGIYGGIFTATEAAAVAAVYAFFVAMVIHKDMTWKDVPHVFGEAGKVTVMLLFIISNAMLFAHVLTTERIPQTMAETIVGWGLAPWQFLIVVNIILLIAGNFMEPSSILLILAPIFFPIATQLGIDPIHLGIIMTVNMEIGMITPPVGLNLFVTSGVTGMPLWDVVKAATPWLMIMLSFLIIITYIPQVSLFLPQLLF
- a CDS encoding DUF882 domain-containing protein; the protein is MRADVALQPSSKQDQEQPDLNRRSFLKWAAGGIGALAIAPDLLQAAILSERYLIFYNPNTGENIRQVYWTPRDGYIRDSIGQISWALRDHHNDQVRQFDAGVLDQLYALQLQIGSGSPIHVISGYRSPSTNRMLAEGSSRVARNSYHIQAMALDVRTPGGRISDLYRAARSLGAGGVGYYPRSNFIHIDSGPVRYWS